The Candidatus Polarisedimenticolaceae bacterium genome contains the following window.
GAGGGGATCTTCGCGGGGAGCCTCAAACAGGTCGCCATCCAGGGGGCCGGCGTGCTGGCGACGGTCGTGTACAGCGGCATCGCCTCGCTCGTGCTCCTGAAGGTCGTCTCGTTCGCGATCCCGCTGCGGCCCACCGCCCGCGAGGAGGCGATCGGACTCGACGTCCAGGAGCACGGCGAGGAGGCCTACACCTCGGGCGAGGGCGCGATCCTCGTCCTGGACGACGGAGGCGCCAAGTGAAGCTCATCGTCGCCATCATCCGCCCGGAGAAGCTCAACGACGTCCTCGAGGCGCTCTTCAAGGCCGACGTGCGGGGGCTCACCATCACCCGCGCGCAGGGACACGGCGGCGAGGTCGTCACCGTCACCAACTATCGCGGCACCACGGCGAAGATGGAGCTGCACGAGAAGGTCCGCCTCGAGATCGGCGTGTCGGAGCCGTTCGTCGACATCACGGTGCAGGCGATCCTGCGCACGGCTCGGACCGGCGAGGTCGGCGACGGGAAGATCTTCGTCGTGCCCGTGGAGCACGTGTACCGCATCCGCACCGGCGAGAGCGACGTGTTCGCGGTGACCCCGCCGATGGTCGAAGGGTCGATCTGAGTGGAGTACCGCCTCGCGGACCTCGGCTGGAACCCCGTCTTCGCGGAGGCGTTCGCTCCTTTCGCGTCGGAGGGGAAGATCCCCGGGCGGGTGACCATCCCCCATCGCGGCGTCTGCTGGGTCTTCGTCGAAGGAGGCGAGGTGGAGGCGACCGTCGCCGGTCGCCTCCGTCGCGCTCCCGAAGGGCCGATCGCCCTCCCCGCCGCCGGCGACTGGGTGGCGATGACGCCGCCGACGGGCTCCGGACGCGCCCGCATCGAAGCCGTCCTCCCCCGTTATTCGCAGTTCGTGCGCAAGGCCCCCGGCCGAAACCAGGAAGCGCAGGTCGTCGCGGCCAACGTCGACACGGCGTTCGTGATCACCGCGGTCGGACGCGACCTCAACCTGCGACGCCTCGAGCGGTACCTCGCCCTCGCGTGGGAATCGGGAGCCCAGCCGGTCGTGGTCGTGACGAAGAGCGACCTCGACGAGACCCCCGAGGCGACCGCGACCGCCGTCGCCTCGGCCGCCGTGGGGGTCCCGATCCACCGCGTCTCGGGGAAGAACTCCGACAATCTCGACGCGTTGCGCCCCTACCTCGGGCACGGTCACACCGTGGCGTTCGTCGGGTCGTCGGGGGTCGGCAAATCGACGCTGATCAACGCCCTCCTGGGCGAGGCACGTCAGAAGGTGGCCGAGGTCGGCGTGTGGGGGAAGGGCCGCCACACGACGACCCAGCGCGAGCTGATCCGGATGCCCGGCGGAGGACTGCTCGTCGACACCCCCGGCATGCGCGAGCTGCAGATCTGGGACGCCGCGGACGGGATCGAGGAGACCTTCGGCGACATCGACGCGCTCGCCGACGGCTGCCGGTTCGGCGATTGCCGGCACGACGCCGAGCCCGGGTGCGCCGTGACGGCGGCGGTCGAAGCGGGAGTCCTCGACGGGGCGCGCCTCGAGAGCTTCCGCAAGCTCGCGGCCGAGCAGCGGTTCCAGGAAACCAAGATCGACCGCGCCGCGCAGGCGGAGACCAAGCGGGTCGCCCGGGCGATGAACAAGGCGCTGCGAACCCATCTCGACAGGAAATACGAGCGGAAGTAGGCTGCCCGCAACCTTCGAGGGCCGCCGCATGAGCAAACGCATCCAGGTGTACCGGACCGACTCGATCACGGTCACCTTCGACCCGAACATCTGCATCCACAGCGCCGAGTGCCTTCGCGGAGAACCGAACGTCTTCGACGTGAACCGCCCGCGCTGGATCCGTCCCGAGCTCGCTTCCCCCGAGAAGGTGGCGGAGGTGGTCCGCCGTTGCCCGTCGGGAGCGCTGCGCTACACGCTTCACGCTCCGGAGTCTCCCGCGGAGCCCACGACGACCCAGGTCGTCGTCGAGGTCCGCAAGAACGGACCGCTCGTCGTCTCCGGCCCCGTGCGGATCGAGGCCCACGACGGCACGCTCGTCTGCGAGCAGGATCGCGTCGCCCTGTGCCGGTGCGGAGGGTCGATGCGCAAGCCGTATTGCGATGGCAGTCACGCGAGGATCGGTTTCAGGGATCCCGCCTAAGGAGGTGTGCCCATGTCCGTCGCCAAGGTGACCGAGATCATCTCGTCCTCCGACAAAGGTTTCGACGACGCGATCAAGACCGGGATCTCCCGCGCGGCGAAGACCCTGAGCGGGATCAAGGGAGCGTGGGTGAAGGACCAGAAGGTCCTCGTCGAAAAGGGGAAGGTCGTGGAATACCGCGTGACGCTGCGGGTGACCTTCGTCCTCAAGGACTGACGCTTGGCCAAGCTCGTCTGGTCCACCGAGCCCGCGAAACCGACGGTCCCCATCCCGCCCGAGCAGCAGACGATCCGGATGCGGATCGAGAAGGCCGGGCGCGGAGGGAAGACCGTCACGGTCGCCGACGGCCTCCTGGGAGCGAAGGTCGACGCCGCCACGCTGCTGTCCGCGCTGAAGAAGGCCTGCGGCGGAGGGGGGGCGTTGCGTGCGTCGAGGACCCCCGAGGGGACCGCCTGCTTCGCCCTCGAACTGCAGGGGGACCACATCGCGAAGGTCGCCGACCTGCTTCGCAGCCGCGGCTTCCGCGTCAAGGGCGCCTAAAAGGGGTCAGGCCCCTTTTTGTTACAAAGCCGCGAGAAGGTCGTCGATCAGATCGGCGGGGTCTTCGATGCCGACGGAAAGGCGCAGGAGATCCTCGGGAGCGGTCGAGCCCGGGCCTTCGGCGGTGTGTCGGTGTTCGATCAGGCTCTCGACGCCACCGAGCGATGTGGCGGGGACGAAGAGTTTCGTCGAGCTCGCGACCCGGACCGCGTCCTCACGGCCCGCACGCACGCGGAACGACAACATCCCTCCGAAGGCCCGCATCTGACGCTTCGCCACCGCATGCCCCGGATGCGACTCGAGCCCCGGGTAATGGACGGCGCCGACCTTGGGGTGCCCCTCGAGGGCGCGCGCGATCGCCATCGCATTGGCGCTGTGCCGCTCGACCCTGAGGCCGAGGGTCCGGATCCCTCGCATCACGAGCCACGTATTGAACGGGGAGGCGACCGCCCCCAGGTCGTGCCGGACCGCCTCGACCTTCTTCGCCAGCTCGCCGTCCTCCCGGAAGACGAGCACCCCCCCTTGCACGTCGCTGTGCCCGCCGAAGTACTTGGTCGAAGCGTGCAGCACGACGTCCGCGCCGAGGTCGATCGGCCGCTGGAGCGCGGGGGTCGCGAAGGTGTTGTCGACGAGGGCGAGCGCGCCGGCCTCCCGGGCGATCGCGATCGCGGCATCGAGGTCGGTGACCTTCATCTGAGGGTTCGACGGAGTCTCGATCCACACGACGCGGGTCTCGGGACGCATCGCGCGGCGGATCGCGTCGACGTCCTCCATCGCCGCGTGTGTTGCGGTAATCCCCTGCTTGACGAGGTGATCGCGGAGGGCGACGCGCACGCCGTAGTAGACGTCCTCCGGGAGCACGACGTGGCTTCCCGGCGGCAACGTCTGGAGCACCGCCACCCCCGCGGCCATCCCCGATGCATGGACGAGCGCGCGCGCACCTCCCTCGAGCAGGGCCAGCGCCTCCTCCGCCGCCAGTTGAGTCGGATTCGCCTCGCGGATGTAGCTGTAGCTCCCTCGCAGCGCGTAGGCGTGATCGCGGGCGAAGGTGGTCGCCAAGTGGATCGGCGGGGCGACCGCGCCGGTCGCCTCGTCCACGGGAGCGCAGTGCACCGCGAGGGTGTCGAATTTCATCGGGGCCTCGAAGGAGTCACGTCTTCACCGTTGCGTCTCGCGCGAGTCCTCCGGAGGATAGCCCGCTCCCCCGGGAAAACGCACAGGTGAAGACTCGACCCCTTCGACGTAGAGTGGGCGGCACGGGAGGATCGTCATGCGCTGGTTGCTAAGACTCGCGATCAACGCCCTGGCTCTCTACGCCGCCACGCGCTTCGTGCCCGGAATCGCCTACGAGGGGGGCTGGCTGAACATCCTGCTCGTCGCGCTGGTCTTCGGCGTCCTGAACACGATCGTCCGGCCGATCCTTAAATTATTCAGCATTCCGATCCTGATCGTGACGATCGGCCTGTTCATCTTCGTCATCAACGCGCTGATGCTCTGGCTGACCGGGGCGCTCTCGCACGCGCTCGGCCTCGGATTCCGCGTGGACGGGTTCGTCGCGGCCTTTCTCGGAGCACTCGTCGTCGGGTTCGTGAGCTTCGTCCTCTCGTTCTTCGTCCCCGATGAGGATGCGCGCGGCCGGAAGGAACAGAACGACTGAAGTTCCGACCGTATCCGAATTACACCCCTGTGGGGGGGGGAAGCACGCCAACAGGCGACTTTCGCGAGGGTGACCGCTGGCCGGGATCTTGCCTCTGGTAGGCGTGGGTCGTCCGACCCCCTCGGTCGCGTCCCCGGAGTTTTCATCCCCTCAGGCTCCGGGGTCGCGTCGGGGTATTCCCCGCGACGCCGCAACGCTGTGCGCCACCGTGGCGGCGAGGATCAGCGCCCCCCCCGCAATCGCGAACGACGACGGCATCTCACCGTGGACGATCCATGCCCAGACGGGGTTCAGGACCGGCTCGATCGTGAGGAGCAGCGAGGCCTCGAGGGCGGGAACGCGCCGCAATCCACGCGTCAGGCAGACGTACGCCAGCCCGATCTGGAAGACGCCGAGGTAGACGATCGCGGCGACATCCCCCGCACCGACCGCCGCCACCGGGAGCGCGAAGGGAAGGCCGACCGCGAATGCCAGGAGGTTCCCGGCGGCGACCGCCCCGGCCGCAGCCCCCGGGCGATCCCCCTCCGCCTTCCCCATCCAGCGAAGTCCGGTGACCGTGAACGCCCACGCGACCCCGCTCGCGATGGCCAGGAGGTTGCCGCGCATCGGGTCGGGGGCGGTCGCGCGCGTGGGCTCCTCTCCCAGGAAGAACAACGCGAGCCCGCAGGCGAGGGCGAGCATGAAGGCGAGATCGCGGCGGTGCGGGCGCTCGTGGAGCAGCCACGGCGCGAGCAGGACGAGATAAAGCGGTGCGGTGGACTGGAGGTAGATCGCGTTCGCGGAGGTCGTCAGCTTGTTCGAGAGGACGAACAGGGTCAGGGTCGCGGCGTAACCGACCGCAACGATCGCCGTGGCCCGCGTCCAGCCCCGACGGGCCTCCGGGAGGAAGAGCAGGACGGCGAGCGCGGCGACCCCCGACCGGAAGCTCGCGACCTGCCAGCCGGTGAAGCCGGCGTACTTGATCGCCGCGCCGCCGGTGGAGAACAAAGCGGCCGCCGCGCACACGGCGAGCCTCGCGCGCGTGGCGGCCGCGTCGTTCACCGGCGCACCGCCCGCTCCGCCTGCTCCAGCAGCGTCCTCCAATCCGCGTTTCCGGGGTCCGACGCGACCGCTTCGCGCAGCCACGTCGCTCCGCTCGCGGCGTCCCCCAGCGCCAGGAGGCACCGTCCGATTCCGACCCTCGCGGCCGCCGCGTAGACCGGGTCACCGTCCATCGCCCGGCGGTACTCGGCGATCGCCCCTTGCAGGTCGCCGGTCGCGCCGAGCATCGCCGCGTGGATCGATCGGAGCTCCGGATCGCGCGGCGCGAGCTCGACCGCTCGCCGGGCGAGCGACACCGCAGCGGCGAGGTCGCCGGCGGAGGCCCGCGCACGCACGGCAAGGGCGAGGATCTCGACGTTGTCCGGAGCGAGCCCGAGCGCGGCCTCCACGGCCGTCGTCTCGAGCGTCGCGGTGGCGCGGCCGTACCTCAGCGCCGCGTCGCCGGGACGGGCGGCGATCGCCTCGTCCCACGCGATCGGCGTCCACACCGTGCGCTCGCGATCCAGTCGCCCCCCTCCGACGAGCCATCCGACGACGATCCCGAGCCTCTCCGCGCTCCAGACCGGACCCCGCGTCACCTTCGCCACGCGATCCCACAGGGCGCGGATCTCGGGATCGTCGATGCGGTTCTCGCCGGTGAGCACGGTCGCGAGGTATCCCGCGGGGACCGAGCGCACGAAATGGCCGATCCGCCACGCCGGCGACGGACCGGTCAACCCGAACGAGCGGCGGACCCCGGCGTACGAGGGGTCCCGCGCCACCATCGGCATCCGCGCGAGGAGGGGGTCGGTCAACGCATTGAGGTCCACGAGGTGTACGTGAGGGCCGCCGTAATACCCGCGGACCCCCACGTTCGGCGTGACGGCGAGCGCCGCGTTCGACGCCCGCCACGAGCGGGCCGCGCGCGTGGCGGAGGCGAGCGGCCGCTCGTCGTCGTTCGCTCCGTTGAGCCAGCCCTGGAAGGCGAAGTAGAACCGCCTTTCGTCGGCGATCCCCGAGGGATCGAGCACGCCGCTGCGATGCGTCGCGATCGACGGACCCGAAAGGAGGTTCGGGAACGGCCCCGCGAACGACAGGACCAGGGCGGCGGCGGCCAGCGCCGCGCGCCCCCAGCGGAGTTTCGCCGCGGCGGGCGCCCCCGCGAGGAGCGCGGTCAGCAGGGGCGCCGCGAGGAAGCGCCCGCTCATGAAGTCGCCGCCGACCTTCACCGTGTAGGCGAGATAGAGCGACGCACCCGCCGCGAGCAGTCGCTCCCGGGTTCCGCCCCACAGGAACGCCGCCGCGCCGGCGGCCGCGGTTGCGGCCAGGGTCGCGGGATCGTGGCGCATCGATTCCGCGAGGTACCGAAGCCCCTGCACGGCGAGCTCCCCGGCGGGGATCCCGGTCGCGAGCTTGGCGAGCGCGGTGTTCGGATACGGAATCCCGTAGTAGACGATCGCGAAGAGGGTCCACGCGATCAGAGGCAGGAACCCGATCGCGACCTCCCGCCACGCCCGGCGCGCCCCGCGTCGCCACGCCTCCCAGCCGAGCGCCGGTGCGACCAGGAGGATCGCGTCGGGGCGGTTCAGGGCGATCCCCGCCGCGAGCGCGCTCGAGAGGAGCAACCGCCGGTCGTCGGCGAACCGCGCGCACACGAACGCGACCAGCAGGAGATGGGTGAGCGGGTTCTCGAGCCCCGACGTCGAGTAATCGACGTAGGCACGCGAGGCGATCAGGGGAACGAGGACCGCCGCCGCGGTCCAGGGCTCCCGTCGCCACCGCCACGCGATCGAACCGACCGCCGCCAGCGAACACGCCATGCCGAGCGCGAGGGTCGTGAAGAACGGCTCCCGCGT
Protein-coding sequences here:
- a CDS encoding P-II family nitrogen regulator, with the protein product MKLIVAIIRPEKLNDVLEALFKADVRGLTITRAQGHGGEVVTVTNYRGTTAKMELHEKVRLEIGVSEPFVDITVQAILRTARTGEVGDGKIFVVPVEHVYRIRTGESDVFAVTPPMVEGSI
- the rsgA gene encoding ribosome small subunit-dependent GTPase A, with amino-acid sequence MEYRLADLGWNPVFAEAFAPFASEGKIPGRVTIPHRGVCWVFVEGGEVEATVAGRLRRAPEGPIALPAAGDWVAMTPPTGSGRARIEAVLPRYSQFVRKAPGRNQEAQVVAANVDTAFVITAVGRDLNLRRLERYLALAWESGAQPVVVVTKSDLDETPEATATAVASAAVGVPIHRVSGKNSDNLDALRPYLGHGHTVAFVGSSGVGKSTLINALLGEARQKVAEVGVWGKGRHTTTQRELIRMPGGGLLVDTPGMRELQIWDAADGIEETFGDIDALADGCRFGDCRHDAEPGCAVTAAVEAGVLDGARLESFRKLAAEQRFQETKIDRAAQAETKRVARAMNKALRTHLDRKYERK
- a CDS encoding (4Fe-4S)-binding protein, encoding MSKRIQVYRTDSITVTFDPNICIHSAECLRGEPNVFDVNRPRWIRPELASPEKVAEVVRRCPSGALRYTLHAPESPAEPTTTQVVVEVRKNGPLVVSGPVRIEAHDGTLVCEQDRVALCRCGGSMRKPYCDGSHARIGFRDPA
- a CDS encoding dodecin family protein; amino-acid sequence: MSVAKVTEIISSSDKGFDDAIKTGISRAAKTLSGIKGAWVKDQKVLVEKGKVVEYRVTLRVTFVLKD
- a CDS encoding translation initiation factor; this translates as MAKLVWSTEPAKPTVPIPPEQQTIRMRIEKAGRGGKTVTVADGLLGAKVDAATLLSALKKACGGGGALRASRTPEGTACFALELQGDHIAKVADLLRSRGFRVKGA
- a CDS encoding aminotransferase class I/II-fold pyridoxal phosphate-dependent enzyme — its product is MKFDTLAVHCAPVDEATGAVAPPIHLATTFARDHAYALRGSYSYIREANPTQLAAEEALALLEGGARALVHASGMAAGVAVLQTLPPGSHVVLPEDVYYGVRVALRDHLVKQGITATHAAMEDVDAIRRAMRPETRVVWIETPSNPQMKVTDLDAAIAIAREAGALALVDNTFATPALQRPIDLGADVVLHASTKYFGGHSDVQGGVLVFREDGELAKKVEAVRHDLGAVASPFNTWLVMRGIRTLGLRVERHSANAMAIARALEGHPKVGAVHYPGLESHPGHAVAKRQMRAFGGMLSFRVRAGREDAVRVASSTKLFVPATSLGGVESLIEHRHTAEGPGSTAPEDLLRLSVGIEDPADLIDDLLAAL
- a CDS encoding phage holin family protein, which translates into the protein MRWLLRLAINALALYAATRFVPGIAYEGGWLNILLVALVFGVLNTIVRPILKLFSIPILIVTIGLFIFVINALMLWLTGALSHALGLGFRVDGFVAAFLGALVVGFVSFVLSFFVPDEDARGRKEQND
- a CDS encoding DMT family transporter — translated: MNDAAATRARLAVCAAAALFSTGGAAIKYAGFTGWQVASFRSGVAALAVLLFLPEARRGWTRATAIVAVGYAATLTLFVLSNKLTTSANAIYLQSTAPLYLVLLAPWLLHERPHRRDLAFMLALACGLALFFLGEEPTRATAPDPMRGNLLAIASGVAWAFTVTGLRWMGKAEGDRPGAAAGAVAAGNLLAFAVGLPFALPVAAVGAGDVAAIVYLGVFQIGLAYVCLTRGLRRVPALEASLLLTIEPVLNPVWAWIVHGEMPSSFAIAGGALILAATVAHSVAASRGIPRRDPGA
- a CDS encoding tetratricopeptide repeat protein; this translates as MKTTPQAVAAALVAVFAVVLVRTAWVSDDAFITLRVVDNAVHGFGLRWNVAERVQVYTHPLWMLLLLPFYAITREPFFTTLALGMACSLAAVGSIAWRWRREPWTAAAVLVPLIASRAYVDYSTSGLENPLTHLLLVAFVCARFADDRRLLLSSALAAGIALNRPDAILLVAPALGWEAWRRGARRAWREVAIGFLPLIAWTLFAIVYYGIPYPNTALAKLATGIPAGELAVQGLRYLAESMRHDPATLAATAAAGAAAFLWGGTRERLLAAGASLYLAYTVKVGGDFMSGRFLAAPLLTALLAGAPAAAKLRWGRAALAAAALVLSFAGPFPNLLSGPSIATHRSGVLDPSGIADERRFYFAFQGWLNGANDDERPLASATRAARSWRASNAALAVTPNVGVRGYYGGPHVHLVDLNALTDPLLARMPMVARDPSYAGVRRSFGLTGPSPAWRIGHFVRSVPAGYLATVLTGENRIDDPEIRALWDRVAKVTRGPVWSAERLGIVVGWLVGGGRLDRERTVWTPIAWDEAIAARPGDAALRYGRATATLETTAVEAALGLAPDNVEILALAVRARASAGDLAAAVSLARRAVELAPRDPELRSIHAAMLGATGDLQGAIAEYRRAMDGDPVYAAAARVGIGRCLLALGDAASGATWLREAVASDPGNADWRTLLEQAERAVRR